TAGTGGTCTGATCCAGTGTGTTTGATATATGTCCGTTTGTAAATCCAGATCCAGATTAGCTGTTCAGTTACACTGAGTTCAATGATTTGATTCTCTGCGTTTCAGGGCTactttataaacaaaataatatttcctttttttttaactggaaaaactGCTAAGCCACAAGCTTTTGTGACCAGACATTTAACTGAAATGGCAGTTTGCAAACCGCATTTTTGTCTGATGAAGGAAATCAGCTCCTTACATTTTACCAACCTGCTCCACACTCTATATGAAATTACACTGCTATGCCAAGAGTATTTggttagaaatattttataggGTACATGTACATATTACATCAAGTATATGAATCTATCCTCAGGCTCAAATGCTTTGGGGTTTACCAGAGAGATTACAGAGATTAAAAGAGTGTAGAACTAAAAGGGAACAACTGAAAGTATATTACCCCAAAgagcttaaaaagaaacagggaccaggaaaggaggaggaaatgcaTGGTTAAAGCAGTACTGGGTTCTTGACTCCATCCCATCTCTCCCAAGACAAAATCTGCTTCTGTCCCATTTGGTCTAACAAGGAGGTCAGCTCTGGTGTAGCTCCTGCAGCTCTTGGTTTTCAATCCACATTCACCAGGGACAAGTGCTGGGTTTTTAGTAAAAAATGTGCTGCTAACACTCTGTTCCTCTGGGAGGGAATgcgagttaaaaaaaaaaaaagaagcagcaacttCAGAAGGCTTGGCAAATGTGACAAGTGCAGGGATTACTGGATGGGGAAGATCAGAGCAATGCTGATTGACAGGAAAGTATGTGAACAGTGTCATCAATTTTACTAATGCATATGGTGATCATTTTGCCTGTTCCCCAACAACCCAGCACCAAACCTTGACCTGTCATTCCAGTAGATCGTGTGCTTTGTTTTTACACAGCTCTGTGCTCTGTGTTTCAGGATCACCTTCATCCAAGACAGAAATGTCTTGCTACAACCTGTGCCCCACCACCAGCAACAtctcctgcccccagcccatTGCTAACAGCTGCAATGAGCCATGTGTCCAGCAGTGCCCCGACTCAACGGCCTTCATCCAGCCGCCCCCTGTCAtcgtcaccttccccggccccatcctcagctccttcccccagcaagcCGTGGTGGGGTCCTCCGGAGCACCCACCTTTGGGGGGTCCCTTGGCCTGGGGGGCCTCTACAGCTCCAGGAGCCTCTACGGTTATGGGGGCTCTCTGGGATATGGCGCCCAATGTGAATATGGGAGTTCAGCCCTCTCCACACTCAGCAGCAGCTACTGCAGCCCATACTCATCCCGCCGGTACAGCCAGCTCCTCCGCAGCAGCTGTGGGCCCTGCTAAAGGCAGCAGAGAAGCTCTCAGAAGAGCCACACATGAAGGCCCAAATGCAGAGCAATGAGGATGGGGGTTCAGTGTTCCTGCAGCCCTGCAATGGAGCTACTGCCACTTAGCATTTCTGATCTTTCTTCTACTTTTTGTTTACCCTTCAGTTTCTCATTTGTTGTTTGCTATTGTTGCCTATTCCagctttcccattttttttaaccatcaTGGAGCAGCGTATTCCATACGGACATCACTCATAATGACAAGTATCTTCATCAGTAGTTGCACAACAGACAGAAGAAAGCCAACTGAGGACAGCAATATCTCAGAGCAGGACATTTGTTGAACATTCTGTGAAATTGTctggaaacagatttttcataTTCTATGATATCTCGCTTTGCAAACATAGGCATTTCTTgctcattaaaattttgttgcATCACACAGCAGCCTTCTggtttcccttcctcccttcatCCACAGCCTGTCCTGGGTGATATCTTCCCACAGGCAGGACCAAGCTACTAACTGAGCAGTAGTACTGCAGAATATTTTAGCACAGACTGAATTTACACAGTGTCACAAATGTTTCTGCAATGACACTCCTGAGTAGCAGCTTTCCATCATTCGAAGTtatgaaaagtttaaaataacataGTATCTTAACTCCTGTTatttaaacattatttctgtGGGGCCTTTCCATGAGCATCCAAACAGAGAGTGGGTTTCCATGTTGATCTCAGCATGACCACAAATGCCACCAAGGTGGTGCCCAGCAGAGTACTTTCCAAATGTAAATTTGCACCTATAAATTCAGACACAATGCACAGCATTAACATTGCTCAGTGGTACTTAAACGCCAGACATGCCAAGCAGCTAATACTTATTCCTTCTTGCAGTCATCAGCCTTTCCACCTCAGTAAGAAAGAGGAATAATCCCTATTCCCTCTAAGAAATAACTGTAGTATAGTatcaggagcagcagagactcAGGGCTTTTCAGATTCTGGTAATATAGCCAATTCAAATTGTAATGAAGCTGCAAATGAGGCAGGTTCAGTGCTGTGCAAACAAAGAATAAAGCTAATCCCCGCCCTCAAGTGCTTTCAGAGTAAATAGGTAAGACAAGCAAAGCATGAGCATCATTggtcttttcccttttttgcagATAGGCATCTTTTATACAGACATTAAAGGCTGTGTTTTCCATACTGATAAAAACATTAGTAAATATTTTCCCCAGGTGACAAAGGAATCGCTTGGCAAAGCCCAGAACTGAATTCATTTCTCCAATATCTCCATCTAACAATTGACATAGGGTCTTGGTTTCCAGTTTTCTATTCCACTGGTTAGCTTCAGGTTTGCTTTTCGTTGCTACTCTCATCTCCTttaggaaaacaggaaaataacagCAGATAAGGAGCACACCATGTAATATTCCTGTCTATCTCTTTGCTCTGGTGTCAGGAACAGTGACAAATATTCGGACAGGGAGAATTTCAGTACTGCTAATTTCCATATTAATATTGAAATTTGTCTGTAATCTAGGTCAGTACTCTGACTGCTATGTGTGAGTCAATAATGCTCGTGTTTAAAATCAAAAATATCCTGATTACTTTTGTTTTAAGACAGGACTCTGAAAATGAGATAATCAGTCCAACTGACATGTTTCCATGGAGTTCTGCTTATTTTAGGTGAAAGATGGTATATGGTATGGCCAGTAGTATACAGGACATAGGAAATTTAacagatcatagaatcatggaatcaaGGAATGGTTTGcgttggaaaggacctttgaagatcatctagtccaacccctctgcaaTGGGCAGGGACAactttcactagaccaggttgctcaaagtcccatccaacctgaccttgaacacttccaaaaaACAATGACTGAAGGATTCAAGACATGGATTATtatataatttgttttctaagtAAGAAGGGGAGAATGagataaaaaaaagattccttTCTTCAGGTTTCTCTGatagaacattttatttaaaacatctgaaacaGTCAAGTTCAGATCCTCCAATTGCAAAACTGTTAAAAGGTAGACTGCAAGTAGTCACTTTGCTAATTCCTCGCAAATCAAACCCTGGAAGGAAGCTGGCATTCAGCAGGGCATATTTCTAGTTCTGTTATGTTGAGCCATTGTGCCTGCAGGCTATTTACCAGTGGTGTGATTCTGAACCACAGAAAAAACCATTAGGCTTTAGTAGTGACTAAATATTTAGTGAATCCACCAATTCAAATCAAACATGAAAGGCCTAACTCCCACAGATATCTGTCTTGAACTGTAATTTAGTGCTTGGAG
This genomic window from Haliaeetus albicilla chromosome 10, bHalAlb1.1, whole genome shotgun sequence contains:
- the LOC104312642 gene encoding scale keratin produces the protein MCFKFGLVGDYDFMCTVCLRSPPGNLKHCIKGAGTQKYSISLSCVLSSTSGSPSSKTEMSCYNLCPTTSNISCPQPIANSCNEPCVQQCPDSTAFIQPPPVIVTFPGPILSSFPQQAVVGSSGAPTFGGSLGLGGLYSSRSLYGYGGSLGYGAQCEYGSSALSTLSSSYCSPYSSRRYSQLLRSSCGPC